The following proteins come from a genomic window of Pseudomonas sp. WJP1:
- a CDS encoding outer membrane beta-barrel protein encodes MHNIKVKTLGAVLAAFATLNTHAADNTEKGEGTLFRSLFGDTLEKDYGITVSGLFDTGYSRNNRSTHDERQDGLSNLPLVGFADEGLEWGGLHLFVDKALKGDMVPRITPLPGPQPTEAAFGFTFEMNYGRNAQFARTQGWDMHWGINSPGDDDLAKAQRDKQKFLAVPNIAATAYLPYGPGITAMAGVFGPALGYEIPPNIRAARNPFASKTYAFVSEPGTVGGVQLGSRLYNGESGILGVELGVVQGWNNLRDNNDSKSVIGALRWRTADMQTWIDYEFILGDEQNDSFSDVQAPTSRLVSPDGQFKQQHSLNGWHRFDAHWSMGAEVVYGHQDGDGQASTVDIINGPGFDGAHWWGANAVLTYQQRPDLSYSVRAEHFADPDGFILLPASTARGNFNAVTAGLRYDLNKYISLRPEVRYDVFDGNADDHPFGAGRDRTQLTGLVEALIYF; translated from the coding sequence ATGCACAACATCAAGGTGAAAACGCTTGGTGCGGTTCTGGCCGCCTTCGCGACGCTCAATACCCACGCCGCCGATAACACCGAAAAAGGCGAAGGCACGCTGTTTCGCAGCCTGTTCGGTGACACGCTGGAAAAGGATTACGGGATCACGGTCTCGGGATTATTCGACACGGGTTACTCGCGCAACAACCGCTCGACCCACGACGAACGCCAGGACGGCTTGAGCAATCTGCCGCTGGTGGGTTTCGCCGATGAAGGCCTGGAATGGGGCGGCCTGCATCTGTTTGTCGACAAGGCGCTCAAAGGCGACATGGTACCGCGCATCACGCCGCTGCCCGGCCCGCAACCCACTGAAGCCGCCTTTGGTTTTACCTTTGAAATGAACTACGGCCGCAACGCCCAGTTCGCCCGAACCCAAGGCTGGGACATGCATTGGGGGATCAACTCACCCGGTGACGACGACCTGGCCAAGGCCCAGCGCGACAAACAAAAATTCCTTGCCGTGCCGAACATCGCCGCCACCGCCTATCTGCCCTACGGTCCCGGCATCACCGCCATGGCCGGGGTTTTCGGCCCGGCGCTGGGTTATGAAATCCCGCCGAACATCCGCGCCGCGCGCAACCCGTTTGCCAGCAAGACCTACGCCTTTGTCAGCGAACCCGGCACCGTTGGCGGCGTCCAGTTGGGTTCACGCCTGTACAACGGCGAGTCCGGCATTCTCGGCGTGGAACTGGGCGTGGTCCAGGGCTGGAACAACCTGCGCGATAACAACGACAGCAAATCGGTTATCGGTGCGTTGCGTTGGCGTACCGCCGACATGCAGACCTGGATCGACTACGAGTTCATCCTCGGCGATGAGCAGAACGACAGTTTCAGCGACGTGCAGGCACCGACCTCGCGCCTGGTGTCGCCGGATGGACAGTTCAAGCAGCAGCACTCGCTCAACGGCTGGCATCGGTTTGATGCGCACTGGTCGATGGGCGCCGAGGTGGTGTACGGCCACCAGGACGGTGACGGCCAGGCCAGCACCGTCGACATCATCAACGGCCCCGGCTTCGACGGCGCGCACTGGTGGGGTGCCAACGCGGTGCTGACCTATCAGCAAAGGCCCGATCTTTCTTACTCGGTACGGGCGGAGCATTTCGCCGATCCCGACGGTTTCATCCTGCTGCCCGCCTCCACCGCCCGCGGCAACTTCAACGCCGTCACCGCGGGCCTGCGGTACGACCTGAACAAGTACATCTCGCTACGCCCCGAAGTGCGATACGACGTGTTCGATGGCAACGCCGACGATCACCCGTTCGGGGCCGGGCGCGACCGTACACAGCTGACCGGCCTGGTCGAAGCGCTGATTTATTTCTAA
- the mhpA gene encoding bifunctional 3-(3-hydroxy-phenyl)propionate/3-hydroxycinnamic acid hydroxylase MhpA — MNQHTTVDVAIAGYGPVGQTLAILLGQMGYTVAVFERWPALYPLPRAVFYDHEIRRVFLSMGLGEELEKISQPSARYQWFNADWKVLVEIDWSAESISDGPFGYLFNQPSLEAILDRKAKSIGNVQIHQGWEATALKQDATGCDMVLNRVIREDGKFSLGEEQQSVRARYVIGADGANSFVRQSLGIEWQDLGFQEDWLVVDLQPKPGVELDVPDIGQWCNPERPTTMVPGGPGYRRWEFMRLPHETLEDLQDTDKVWSLLSRWVTPDTADLVRHAVYQFRSRIASNWNSGRVMLAGDAAHVMPPFMGQGMCSGIRDAWNLSWRLDLLLRGLADNSLLDSYTLERKPQIRAVIEASMAMGKVVCVSDPVKAAERDAAYLSGNVAPLPPFPGLTDGLLQEDGQLRGILGVHGSIEIDGQVSRYDDVIGRGFHLLVRGDEDPLALLDAQQLGFIRDYGLQVVRLAPVSDSAKGIYRDVSGKYLQFMAEAGLKVLLVRPDYYCYGGVAELSALPKLLNSLRQQLQQNAVVNEARACHV; from the coding sequence ATGAATCAGCACACCACAGTCGATGTTGCCATCGCCGGTTACGGTCCTGTAGGCCAGACCCTGGCCATTCTGTTGGGCCAGATGGGTTACACGGTCGCCGTCTTCGAGCGCTGGCCAGCGCTCTACCCGCTCCCGCGCGCCGTTTTCTACGATCATGAAATTCGCCGTGTATTCCTCTCCATGGGGCTGGGTGAAGAGCTTGAAAAAATCTCCCAGCCGTCGGCGCGCTACCAGTGGTTCAACGCCGACTGGAAGGTACTGGTAGAGATCGACTGGTCGGCCGAGTCCATTAGCGATGGCCCCTTCGGCTACCTGTTCAACCAGCCGTCGCTGGAGGCCATCCTCGACCGCAAAGCCAAAAGCATCGGCAACGTGCAGATCCATCAGGGCTGGGAAGCCACTGCGCTCAAGCAGGACGCCACAGGCTGCGACATGGTGCTCAACCGGGTGATTCGTGAAGACGGCAAGTTCTCGCTGGGCGAAGAACAGCAAAGCGTCCGCGCTCGTTATGTCATCGGCGCTGACGGCGCCAACAGCTTCGTACGACAATCGCTGGGCATTGAATGGCAAGACCTGGGTTTCCAGGAAGACTGGCTGGTGGTCGACCTGCAACCCAAGCCCGGCGTGGAACTGGATGTGCCGGACATCGGCCAGTGGTGCAACCCCGAGCGCCCGACCACCATGGTCCCCGGCGGGCCCGGTTATCGGCGCTGGGAGTTCATGCGCCTGCCCCACGAAACCCTCGAAGACCTGCAAGACACCGACAAGGTCTGGTCGCTGCTGTCGCGCTGGGTCACTCCGGACACCGCGGACCTGGTGCGCCACGCGGTCTATCAGTTCCGCTCGCGCATTGCCTCCAACTGGAACAGCGGCCGGGTGATGCTGGCCGGTGACGCCGCCCACGTGATGCCGCCGTTCATGGGCCAGGGCATGTGCTCAGGCATTCGCGATGCGTGGAATCTGTCCTGGCGCCTGGACCTGCTGCTGCGGGGCCTGGCCGACAACAGCCTTCTGGACAGCTACACCCTGGAGCGCAAACCGCAGATTCGCGCGGTGATCGAAGCCTCCATGGCCATGGGCAAAGTGGTCTGCGTGTCTGACCCCGTGAAAGCCGCCGAGCGTGACGCGGCGTATTTGAGCGGCAACGTTGCACCACTGCCGCCGTTCCCCGGTCTGACCGATGGACTTTTGCAAGAGGACGGTCAATTGCGCGGCATTCTCGGGGTACACGGCTCGATTGAAATCGATGGCCAGGTCAGTCGCTACGACGATGTCATCGGACGCGGTTTCCATCTGTTGGTGCGCGGTGACGAAGACCCGTTGGCGCTGCTCGATGCGCAGCAGTTGGGCTTCATCCGCGACTACGGCCTGCAAGTGGTTCGGCTTGCGCCGGTCTCTGACAGTGCCAAGGGCATTTACCGCGACGTCTCCGGCAAATACTTACAGTTCATGGCCGAGGCCGGCCTCAAGGTCCTGCTGGTGCGCCCGGACTACTACTGCTACGGCGGGGTGGCCGAGCTGTCGGCGCTGCCCAAACTGCTCAATTCCCTGCGCCAGCAATTGCAGCAAAACGCCGTCGTCAATGAGGCCAGGGCCTGCCACGTCTGA